In Candidatus Sericytochromatia bacterium, the DNA window ACGCCCACCTCCGGATGCTCTTCGAGGTGGGCCACGAGCGTCTCTATCTGCCTGTGAGAAACGATGGTGTCTGGGTTGAGTAGGAGCACATACGTCGCCCGAATCTTTTCCAAAGCCAGGTTGTTGCCGGCAGCGAATCCGAGATTTTCGGGTGCCCGCAGCAGTTGAACCTCCGGAAAAGACTGCAGGACGGCATCCGCACTTCCATCGGACGACGCATTGTCAACAACCCAGATTTGATGAGGTAGGGCAATCTCCGCCCGTCGGCACGAAGATAGGCAGACCATCAAATCGTGACGGGTATTCCAGTTGACTATCACCACAGCGAGGAATGCCTCGCTGGAGGGTTCGTTCTGAACGTTGGTCATCACATCGACCTTCTCGACCCGGAGCAACCCTGCCGCGGAGAAGCTGCTGTGCAGGCGCCCATCCACTCGTCAAGCCGCATTTCGCAAAAATCGCCCACGCAGTCTTGCCCACACATCCACGATCAAGCACCGCTCGAGGAATCCAACCACCAAGACCCAAAGGAGAGCAAGGATCATGATCGCGCCCAGCAAGGTCTGCCAAGAAGTGACCAGAGGAGCCATCAGCAGAGATACGGCCACAAGTCCGCTCGCCAATGCCAGCCCAGGGGCCAAAGTCGCGATAGGCTTCAACGACGCAGTGCGGTTCACGTAGACGGCCATCACGATGGCGGGGCCAATACTTCCAAGCGCAGCTCCTACAGCGAGGCCTCGGTAGCCCATGAAGGCGAGAAACGCCATGGCCAAGGTCCATTCCAACAGCGTGCTTGCCAAAATGAAGCGAAAACCCAAGGCGGCCTGTCCTCGGGCGTTAATGAACACCAGCAGCGGCGAAAAAAGCTGCCCGGCCCAGGCACGTATCAGCGCCCAGAACAATACCGGCAGCGCTTCAAGCCACACCTCACCGTACACGAAACGTACAAGTGGATCCGCCAACACCCAGAGGCAGCTCATGGGCGGTGCAGTGAACAGCCATAAGCGACGCAAGGTGGCCCTCAAGACCGCGCCAGCTTCGGAATGGTCGTGCTGTAGCCTCGCATAGGCAGTGAAAGTCACTCGGTGAGCAAGCATCAAGGCATTGGCGGGCACAAGGGTGGCGAGATTGGTGCTCCAGTTGAGGAGGCCCACGGCGTGCGGTCCACAGGTCGGCCCCGCCACCAGCGTGTGGAGGTTCTCACGCGCCATGTGGGCCAGATTCACGCCTTGAAACCACATTCCCTGGGCCATACGATGGCGTAAGACCCCGCCATCCCAAGCCAAGCCGAAGGACCAGGGGGAACAAATGTTCAAGAGCGACATGCGAAGGCCCACGGCAGCCAGAGTCCCCCACAAGAAGCTCCAGAAGCCAAACC includes these proteins:
- a CDS encoding oligosaccharide flippase family protein, which encodes MAALVARYCLLMPLSIVSSVLLARWLSVQDFGVFTSVTFLVFGIGSLFELGLISVLIQQPEPPTVAEQRTVFTVYLAFFAVLALLLMLSAPWLALVFRLPNDGSSLLRWMTLPMLLGALGSVPTVMLERSLRFGSLAAVEVSSTFLEKLVTLVLAYQGFGFWSFLWGTLAAVGLRMSLLNICSPWSFGLAWDGGVLRHRMAQGMWFQGVNLAHMARENLHTLVAGPTCGPHAVGLLNWSTNLATLVPANALMLAHRVTFTAYARLQHDHSEAGAVLRATLRRLWLFTAPPMSCLWVLADPLVRFVYGEVWLEALPVLFWALIRAWAGQLFSPLLVFINARGQAALGFRFILASTLLEWTLAMAFLAFMGYRGLAVGAALGSIGPAIVMAVYVNRTASLKPIATLAPGLALASGLVAVSLLMAPLVTSWQTLLGAIMILALLWVLVVGFLERCLIVDVWARLRGRFLRNAA